The nucleotide sequence GTTAAATACCGCGAATTTTCTATATTACTACAGAAAATAATGCTTATTTATAGGAATgtcttaatttatatatattgttaatgtCATAGGCACCTCCAGAAAAGAGGTTGGTATTCTTTCAAGAACTTCAGAAGGTGGGTGCTGAAGGAGCTAAAGTACTACGTCAACTAGGAAGCAAAGTAGAAAAGATGGAGAAGCTGAGCCCACATGACATTCTGTTAGAAGTTCACGAGGCAGCCGAGCTATTGCAGATGAAGATTGACAGTCATTCATTCCTTCTAGTCAATTCAGAGAACTGGGAAGCTGTAAGACAACACCAGTCTAAACAAAATGGACAATCTGACAATCTGAGTAAGAAGTCATCGACGAATGAACTAGTGGACGATTCAAAACTTAATATAAGCATACAAGATTCGCTGCCAGAGTCGAGTTTTACACAGACCATGAACAAGGGCTTATTGTCATGGCCTCAGCTCTCTTTTTGCAGTGATGCTATACTGAATGAGCCAGAATCTAAAGTTTATGAAAGTGCTAGCTCTTTGTCTTTGGCTACATTTGCTTCACTTTTAATCGAGTTTGTTGCAAGACTTCAAAATCTTGTGGATGAGTTCCAAGATCTTGGTGAGAAGGCTAATTTTAAAGATCCCTTTGATCAACCTATATTGAAGTGAAGTAGTTGGGCTTAGTCACACTTTAGACATACATGGCTTTATAGGCATTGAATTTGACATGgatattttgtttcatttattaaaaaaatacaaatttgaaatggtaaattcatttttttccccTTTGTGTTTGTAGATTGTAGAGGTGTCTCTTCTAGCCACTAATAAGTTCTGAATTATGAGTTTCTATTTACAAAGATTCTTTATGAGCAACTGCAAAGGTTTCAATCAAATTAAGTTGGTAAGACTTGAAGAATGCTTATAGTAAGGATCTAGATAGACAAGTGAAGTGACGCATAAGCTTTACCTTTCTAGAGAAACATTTAATATAGAATTTATGTAAGTCTTGAGTTTATGCATAATGTAAGTATAAAATAAAGGGTATAGGATGATGCTTCATTTGGTTCAAAATTTAGTAGTAAAATTAATGTTCTAATCTATAACCAAAAGTTGGAATGTTgttcatttatttgtttttgttgcaagggcaaaaatcaaatttaattgcTACACTTTGCATTAACTAGACTCTTGTATAATCTGTGTTTGGTTTGCACTTTACACTTTACAGTTACAAGTACtcaaacttaaaattttgaCAAAGAGCAACAAGAAAGTTTCGTTTCTGTTCACATGTCTTGGAACGTGTAGCACAGACAAACCAAATATAGATTTATAAGATATCACCGACATTATCCACgagaaaacaaacacaaatctTTAGCAAAACTAACTAACAAACAAATTCTATATGGTATAGGATCATCTTGATGACAAGTATGAATTTGACTCCAATTGGGATCCCAAGAACAAATATAAAGTTCTCAATGGAATGAAGAAACTCTCAAATTTCATCatcatgtactccctccgtccctatatataagacccttttgccaaaatcacgggaattaagatagtggatatttgtattaaaattgtttgtaatcactattgtttttacaattttatcctttaagaaagaaggttagtttatgttttcaacatgttatttattgttgattgaagaaaaagatgtataataaataggggcatgtatgtaaagaaataattaatgtagttggaaataacaaaggagtcttataaaaatagacaaaaaaattctcaaaaggatcttataattacggacggagggagtatttaccAAATACAGTAAGAGCATGTACGTACATTACCTAACAAAATAGGCATAAACATGATAGTAAAATCCTACTCATGATGATGACTAAGGAAGTCATTTAAGCTCATAAACAAACTTAGGAAAGACCAATACATTTGAACCATTTCATCACAATAAGATGCACAAAATAACAAGATTGGATTTCATTATTAGTCATTAGACTTCATTATAAACCAACATAATAGTCATACACAGTAAAGTCAATAAAAATTTCACGAAAAACAGTCTCACAACGCATCACAAGTAACATGGCAAATTTAAAGTCACTTCTATTAATTCAATAACTATCCATGTCTAaatataattagtttttttgttgttgacgAAGCCATATATAGTTTGTTAGGTTTCAGACTGTGACACAAATgattttgtcaataaaaataaatatcaatatttgaaaaataaattattccactcattttttatctctcttaaatGGAGCACTTTTTTTCCCTAagactttgtttgggagtttgaagggaaggggaggggatGGTTatagaaaaaaggaaggaacaagtggaagaaatagaagacattcgaaggagagggctttggaggttaattttttactcataataaaaaatcctcCTCATTTATGGGAACTCAAAGATTGTATTGGGGGAGGGTTTCGGGGGagttatggagggtttatatgaatttttcaaattcaatctatcttgctataatatttttaaaattaaaagtatattaatcataagtattagtttatcattctctaaaaaactattcttttaaaaaatgtgaattatttgtccatttttctatatatttccaaccacccaaaaccctcccctcccttcccctccaaactcccaaagaAAGCCTAAgaaatatagtttttatttttattttttatttttttaccttaaATAGCAAATATTGTATTAAATGTTAAACCCTCTTGACAAAAAttacatgaattaaaaaaaagttgatagttgtattaaatttgttaataattaatattttttgtgtcaatatAATTATCACagtatccagaagtcctagctcaactgataaaatgtcgaaattgttaggccggatgtcatgaccgaggttcgaaccccgatacctccacttgtgtgtgtgagtttataatggctttgccatttcgtctatctaccaaaaaaaataaatattatcacAGTTCGACTTTCagacatgtattttttttataaggcaaaagaaatcaataaaatttaagAGAAGGTGTAAACTCGCATACAGTTAGAGTGCAAAAATTACACAAAAGAAGGAGAGACAAGTAGTAGCCACAACAGGCAAACTATCAAAACAGAACCTAAGCTAGCAAAGAGTTTAAATTCCATTTGTATTTGTACCGTTAGATTGTTGCAGCCTATACTTCTTTTTATGTTGAAacctgttgtgaattcgatgataaatcacaccaataacaaatttgatgtgtggagtaagggataatcaagcaaccaaaacaaagtgtatggaacaattataaccACAAGCCAAAAGTTGAAAACAacgagagagaaaggaagagagaacacaaaagaatttgttgacccaattcggaccaaattgacctagtctaggGGAGAGAGAACAACCATCTgtttcactatatgatgagtaaccttacaaaagagatgtcaatgggttacaagaataagtctctcgcctaattctacccaaagtctcgATCTCTTCctgtaaccaagagactcaatcctaatagtgtttcccaatgtgaatcaaccctcaaaccctagtgtttgttccaaagagacaaactctatataAATCatagttttgttgttgtcttttTAAACCTTTGTTTCAGCtccctctatctcaaggtttacactgatacaatgtctatatttatagtaaaagaatcCTCAATAAAACTGGAACAAATCTAGGCCCgtaaatatgtttctgttttaatttctgctgtcaaaatcggccaccgaatGCTccaaatcggccaccgatttttgcCGAACCTGAAGCTCAAATAAAACaggtcaaaatcggccaccgtgCCCTGAAAATCAGCGGCCGATTTTCAGCTTCCAGAattccaatttcttcaattttgaggCACTTTCACAACAAAACCCTTTTAGACAAAAACTAAAAGAAGACATTCCCTAGACAACTAAGGTTCTAAAACTTTTGGTTTTGAAATACCCTTTTTGGAACGGGTGATGATGCCCTTTGAATCCGCATGATTAACTTGTgttatactccctctgttttaaaatgagtgtcgctttagccaaaaaaatttgtttcaaaatgaatgtcactttcagtttccaatgcaataataactttttcttttcaattgtaccctccaATTAATACTTtgcacactacttccaaagtattacttttaaaattaaccaatagttaataaggataatttggtaaaataaccattctctttcttttaatcattgcatttcttaatatgtgtgtaaagaCCTAAaacaacactcattttgaaacagaggaagtatgtttttttcttcttctgttttttGGAGACCAAGACAGTGTTAGGAGAGTGTTAGAATTTTTACTAGCACTGGACTTCCCCTTTTTTTGCCTCTAAGCTTTTCAGTTAGTCTAAGGGAGGATAGCAATCTCTGCATTATGAGTTAGGTGCTTGGAGACATCAAATTCTGCTTCCTGGAGGCTATCAGAGGCTGAATCTtctacatcatcatcatccccCTATAATTTCTTCGGAATTTAGACACTTTTAAGGCTAGCTTCAAAATGTATGTTAGTGGTCTGCTTCTCAACAACTGTGCTAACAGAGTGCTTGTCATTTGTTAAAGAAGTGTAAGCAGTAGTGATAGGTTGTGGCATGAGATGCTGCCCACTTATGTTATTCTTGTCTGATATCCCAGGATTCAAGGCCATCTTTGGAGCTATGATCAAGCTAGCATCCAAAGAGTGAGTAACACATGCACTCACACTTCTAGCCACACAGGTAGCTAAGTCAGGGGAGTCAAGACTATCATTCACAACCTCAACCAAGGCCTCCCCATCTCTTACATTTTTCAGATCATTCAATAAGTCAAAAGTTAACCCATTTAAGTTGGTCTGGTGATATTGATTTATGATCTGTGAGCGTGCTCTTTCTCGAGGTCTTATATTCGATTTTCCTCCAATGATTAatttagctttttcaaaaaaataagtcaaaagAGTTTGTCAACTTACTTGATAGTTGTCAAGTaagtaatgttttttattttttttttgtggtgggtttgaaccctgaaccttgtatattttatgcattgtctataccaactgaactaagttcTCGAGGACCAAGTAAGTAATGTTTATTGTACCTGTACTTCCAAACtttatgatattttgaaaacattttatttCCCAACACTTGTCATTACATATTAATAAAaacatgattaaaataaattatttgaatagTGTACATAATTAAACTGTGATACTattgttcaaaaaattaaaCTGTGATAATTTTAATCTTGGTATATTTTAGGAACGGATTTATTATAGAATTTGAAAAGCAATTAATCGAAAAAGAGAGGAAACAAAGTTGTGTACACACGTGCGAAAGCCAACGGTGAAAGTAAAGCATTGAAGAAAGAAGCGAGTTTCATTTCTAATattgtcttcttcttcttcttcttctttttcttctttctttcttcttctttggtaTGTGTTAGGGTTTTCACTATCACATCCATTGCGTAAACGCTTCGTTGAATCCCTTATTCAAGATCTCAATTCCTCCATAGCTACGTTCTCTCTACCAAGCTAAATCGCAACAATTCAACAACACTTTCGCGAGGTACTactttattcttcttctttctgTCTCAATTTCACACTCTACCTTTTCAATTAATCTTCAactaaactttttcaatttcttgttaGTTTTTCAAATGCTTTCGATGTGTCATGCGCGTGCGTGCGTCTTTCAGCTTCGAACTTCTACTTTCTCGTTCGTTGTTAAACTCTTGCATTAATCAATTGATTACTTAATTAATTCAACCACACAGAAAATTACTTGAGTTAAGTAATGCCTAATTACGCCGCCAATCAAATTATTAATCAATTCAAATGAACAAGTTAATGTGTCGATTTAGTCATGTTTACTGTTTATTGTACTTCTAACTTTACTTTTGGTTGGAACTTAGGGTTATATTTGAGATTCTATTGATCATGTGATTGATTTATTCATTCTTTCAGAACTATTGggagaacaaaacaaaatgtcTATGGCTGACGAACCACTGTATCCGATAGCTGTGCTTATAGACGAGCTCAAAAACGATGATATCCAACTGCGGTTGAACTCAATTCGCAGGCTATCCACCATTGCACGTGCTCTTGGAGAGGAGCGAACCCGTAAGGAATTAATTCCATTTTTAACTGAGAATAATGACGATGATGATGAGGTACTTCTTGCAATGGCGGAAGAGTTGGgagttttcattccttatgttgGTGGAGTCGAACATGCTAGTGTGTTGCTCCCACCTTTGGAGGCTTTTTGCAGTGTTGAGGAAACCTGTGTGAGGGATAAAGCTGTTGAGTCACTTTGTCGAATTGGATCTCAAATGAGGGAGAGTGATTTAGTTGAATATTTTATCCCATTAGTGAAGGtctgttaatatttttttcatcgcTTTCAATGCTTTTATTTATTGCTTTACATGGGAGATATCATGAATGCTACCTAAATTGTTTCCTTTTCACTCATAGTTTTGTTGTCCAGTGTGTGGTTTTGATTATCACATTAATTTACTTACCCTGGAATTAGACAAGTTTCTATTATGATAACAGTTCTGATACTTTTGAAAAATGGAGTTTGATTAATGGATCTGGGCGTATTTTAATGAGGCTTGATAACTACCTTTTTTGACTTTACAATTTACCTACAGTACCTAACATTGTTTTGTTGCTAAGTGATCATACGTGTCTTAGTGTTTGTTTCTCATTTAAGATGTGTTGTATGTAGGCTCGTAGTTCCCATTTGTTATATTACTAGAATAGTCTGTTCAATTAATGCCAAGACTTCTGTTTCAGAGATTGGCAGCAGGTGAATGGTTTACTGCCCGAGTCTCTGCATGTGGTCTATTCCATATTGCTTACCCTAGTGCACCAGAAGCATCAAAGACGGAGTTGAGATCAATATACAGTCAGTTATGTCAGGATGACATGCCTATGGTTAGAAGATCTGCTGCGACAAATCTTGGGAAATTCGCTGCAACTGTTGAGTATACTCATTTGAAGGCTGACATCATGTCAATTTTTGACGATCTTACTCAAGATGGTACTTAAATAAACATTTTATGTTCTTGTAGATGGATGCTTATGTGTTTGTCCATTGTCTAAACTGTTTGATATTATCTTTATGTCTGAACGCGCTTtacttttttaacatgtaattgtatttttttttttacttgggGCAGATCAAGATTCTGTCAGATTATTGGCTGTGGAGGGCTGTGCTGCTCTTGGAAAACTGTTGGAGCCACAAGATTGTGTGGCACATATACTCCCAGTTATAGTTAATTTCTCCCAGGTACATATAGGAGTTGATTAAACTGTTGTTCATCTATAATTAATTTTCATCATTGTGCCCCTATTAGCAGTCAAAGTATGTAGCTAACCTAGAGATCTTCCCATTCTAATATGTGTTTATTACTTGCAACTTTTCAGATATCCACTTCAAACTAATTTTATCCCAAACCATCAATTTATAACCTTAgctagtttttttcttcttcaagaaTTCCGTTGAATGCTATATATCCATTATCTACTAAAATGGCATCTAGTGAATTTCACATATCTTTTTACCTGAAAGATGTAGCAGGAAGATGTTACGCTATTGGGTAATTCTTATCTATTCTGAACTAGAAGTAGAAAATTGCACTATGTTTACAGATAGGAATGCCAGTAACTTAGAAATGTTGATTATGTTCAAGTTAATTTGAACATTTTCTCATTGGAAAGCCAACCCAAAGCACAATTCGGCTTTGGACACAGATTTAAAACGCAAATAAATAACTGTGATAGTTGTTGAGAAATAAGTACATTTGATTAAATTtcccttttataaaaaatatcaccTTAAATTTTCAGCAACCTTTCTCTCACTTCTTTAATATTACTATGTATCTTTATCGATTAAAGctcttttctctatctattgCTTTTCATTTACCTTCTCTTCCTTCATTAATTTACCAATATGCATAATTATACATCTTGGACAGCATATCAGCATGGAACGACCAATCCCGGAATCACTATAAGCGGGCAGTGGATAGTAGGGTGATTTCTGTACCAAAAACTATAATATTAGATAAATAATTTAAGCTACACGTATATCGatgctaaaataaaaaaaatattataggcACAAATAATTTAAACTAAACACGTAGATGTATAGAtgctaaaaaatataattgtagGCATTTATAATTGATAATTAAGCATTTAGAAGTCAGAATAAACTAAACACGTAGATGTATAGAtgctaaaaaatataattgtagGCATTTATAATTGATAATTAAGCATTTAGAAGTCAGAAAATAAGAAGACAAGCAAGTTAAACAGAAACTTAAACATGTGTGGATAAAAAGATCTGGAGAGGATACCAGATAATCCCAGGTTTTGGAAGAATGCTCGCCTAGAGGTTTGTATTGCCGATATTGTATCTTCCGAGGAAGGAGTATTTGAACCCAAGAGATGTAttcttatgaaaaataaagagaaactacaaaaacataccaaaaaaaaatgacttgGGAAACTAAGAAAATTGGGGAAGGGTGGTTTTTTGTCCATGCATGCGCACCATTGGGGCCGGGGTTTTCCAAGATATTAACTGCAATCAATGAAAACTGTGACATGATGAAGACCATGTTGGCTGTAGGACACCATAATGTTACTATAGCGTGTGATTGACTATCATGCCAGTGTGCAAATCAGTAAAAAATTCCTTGAACTGTTTAATTATGCAACtagttttacttttaatcaaattgaaaatcttgtttcattgttttttatattgactTTTTTATGAATTCCCTCCAAAAACAATCATATAAAACAAGGTTTGTTACAGAGAAAACAAATACTATTGACATTTATCTTATCATGCTTCACTTTGGACTCAGATAAAGATTCATCATAGATTATCTATATAGATCTATACAAACTTCAACATTTGcgagttttttctttcttgtagtTATGCAAAACGCACcggttaaaatcaaatttataatgGATGTCATACGTGAAGTATTTTTCTCATTAGTAAATGTTTGGGGGTGGGAGTAGGAGGGGGAGAATATGAAAGGATATTTAGGTTGATTACACTTCAATTAGTCAACCCTTTAGTTTGGTATTTATCCTAAAAAAACACGTGAATGAATTTTATTGCTGTACATGAGTTGtaacagaagaaagaaaatatccATGTCAATCAATTGTGATATTGTACAGCAAAGCATAGTTTTTTAATTCAATCTTGGTACTATAAATTTCAGTGATTGGAGTAGGGATATAGCAACTATAACCATATAgatataataatgaaaataaatcagttaACTTAAAGGAGACAGGCAAAGTTTTATCAATTGATGTATTTTGgggaaataaatcaatttaatatcTAGTTGCTAAGAATTATACCTTCTTCGTTCATCAAAGTGATAGATACATTGACACAAGTTCATTTTCTAAAACTACAATATTGTAAACTAGAGGTGATAataaatttgcttaattgtgttATAATTATATTCTGCTATAAATGAACTGTCTGTTTTTCAAATGTATTTTAAGCATCCAAATAAGGAAAAGTGAACTCATTATTTAGTCCCCTCACCTAAAAAGATCCTTTTTCTTTCCATCATTTTAGTTCCTAACTCCCAAACATGCACTTGGTTCTTTGGTCAGCATGCATTTACATATCTGTACAATGTTATATGCACCTTACTAAATATTTTTAGCTAATTATTTATTTGGTgtgattcctttttttttttttttgatgaatgaCATGATTCATTTTATCCTGGGCAGGATAAGTCTTGGCGTGTGCGTTACATGGTTGCAAATCAATTGTATGAGCTCTGTGAAGCTGTAGGCCCCGAACCTACCAGGTATTATTTTTTCGCTGAATATTTCAATTACTGTATATCTTTCCATCATAGTTCTATGTGATGTAAATTGTGAGCTGAGTTCACTAGTTGAGAtcttgattttcttgcatataATACGGCCCAACCCTAAGGCCCGGTGAATATATCTTTCTTGAGATTTTAACATGTTGTAACACTTCTTGTTTTTGTGAAGAGCTGAATTGGTCCCTGCGTATGTTCGATTGCTTCGAGATAATGAGGCTGAGGTACGCATAGCAGCTGCTGGGAAAGTGACCAAGTTTTGTCGGATTTTAAGTCCAGATCTTGCGATTCAGCATATTCTTCCTTGTGTAAAGGTGTGCATCGTTGAGAAAGAAATTTGGATGCATGTTTAATATTACCATATATATGAAGGCTCTCTTTTGTTTTGGTTGTGTAATTTAGCATTctaaattgaacaaattttgcAGGAATTGTCATCAGACTCTTCACAGCATGTCCGTTCTGCTCTGGCTTCAGTAATAATGGGAATGGCTCCAGTGTTAGGAAAGGTATAAATGTCAGATAGACGTTTCTGCAGTATATTTGCTCTAGACAGTGTTTGCAGTATCCATATCAGGAAGGTGCAATCTGTTGTTGGGGgtccttaataaaaaaatcatattgcCTTTCACTATGTAACTCAGTAACTTGTAAACTGAGCTGAGTTTTGAACATCATTTAGTGTTTTGGTTGTCTTCATATATTTCACAGTTTTCATAAATGCCATCTGCTTGTGTTGTGTAGACCATTGAAACTCTATACAACTAGCTACTGAAATATGTCTTTCGCAAGTCAGAAGGGCACATGTCATGCTGCGGTCTCGATTGACCTGTACAGTATTTAATCAGATTCACCTTTAAAGTCCTAACTTTCCACCGTCTTCCCAGCCTGCTACAAGGGAAATATCTTAATGTTAAATCTTGGTTTAAAGCAGTGTTTAGGCCTTCTAAATTAGCAAGGTCATAAACTAGGTGAATGTTAGTAATGTTGATATCCTGTGTCATTTCTAAAGGTTACTTTGTTTCTTAGCAATCTGTGTATATTTTTGGTTGACTGCTTAGTGTAGTTACTTTATGGTATCTTCTGCTTCTGGCTTTTGCTGGCatgaaaatttatattgaatttaCTGGATTTTGATAGTTCAGATCTGTAACTACTCTTGTGCCACTAGTTTTCCGTGGATTTTCAGTAAATTATTGTATTTCCTCTTTTGTGCGATAATGGGTTGTTCtcaaaagcattttttttttctgatcaTGGTAGTAGTAGCATTTAGTGCAAATGTGATTCTTAGTTCTACCTTATCTTCAATGCAGGAAGCAACAATAGAGCAGCTTCTTCCTATTTTCCTATCCCTTCTGAAGGATGAATTTCCTGATGTGCGCCTAAACATCATCAGCAAGCTTGATCAAGTGAATCAGGTTGTTCTAGTTTTCTGtagttgttttaattttcaGAATGCTTTCAAACTCTTGAAAACCTTTTCCTTTCCTCTGATTAATTTAACACGCAGAACCTGTTTATTGATGTCCTTAAATCTGCATGCCACACATATATACTCTGCAAAGCAAATATTTCAAAGTCTTATTGGTCAAACCATTCTTACAGGTTATTGGAATCGATCTGTTATCTCAATCTTTATTACCAGCCATTGTTGAGCTTGCGGAGGATAGGCATTGGAGAGTTCGGCTTGCAATTATAGAGTATATACCCTTATTAGCAAGTCAATTAGGGGTTGGATTTTTTGACGACAAATTGGGTGCTCTTTGCATGCAGTGGTTACAGGATAAGGTTTGTGCTCTTCACTTTCTTGCTAGTAAGGTAGATTTTGGGAActgcatattttatatttactaTTTTGTGTAGGTTCATTCAATTCGTGAAGCAGCTGCTAACAACTTGAAACGTCTAGCTGAAGAGTTTGGTCCAGAGTGGGCTATGCAGCACATCATTCCTCAGGTTCATCTCTTAgcttaatttattatttacacATGGTACTCTATCTTGtatctcaatattattttgtctaTGTGTGTGTATGCTTCTATCTTCCGTCGGAAGGGCACTTATAATCTGTTCTTCTGTATCGtcgttgttttttttagaaacatttCTTTGCTTACACCATATAATTTAGAGAACAATAAACcgtattttaaatgatttaatgAACCTGCTGGTTTTCAACTGAAATGGTGAAAGAAAGTTGTTGCTCATGAGCAATCATGGGAAGTGGAGTAGGGGACTAGTGAAAATCGTCCACTTTTTTCTACCGTCTTTATTGAGATCAAAGGAGCCTGCACTGCTCTTGGTTTGTTTTCAGTTTAAGCACAGCAGCTCCTATGccaaaatattgaaataatagAATTATCTGCTTTCGTGGTACTGCTGCTTGAATAAAGTTGAAGTCATGTATGAAAAGGTCTCCTGTCATGAATATAACAAATTGAATTTTGGACTGCAGCTAAATTAGGAAATACAGGTTTTATGTTTTTCTGTTCAGCCTTGGAccaaaatatggtttatgatagaacattatggtgtaatttgatccatgtagccaaccCCACTTAGTGAGATAAGGCTTCGTTGTTGTTGTATGTTCAGTCATGCCCCCCTTGGCTCTGGCCTCTCTTTGGCCCTTCAAAGAGTCACTGTATTATTATCCTTGAAATATGCGCTTGTATCTGCTATTACTTGTTTTGTTGTCCTAAATGCAACTTCACATGTATCATTTTGAACTGTATGGAACAGGTTTTGGAGATGATTACTAATCCACACTATTTGTATCGGATGACCATTCTTCGTGCTATC is from Medicago truncatula cultivar Jemalong A17 chromosome 1, MtrunA17r5.0-ANR, whole genome shotgun sequence and encodes:
- the LOC25485524 gene encoding serine/threonine-protein phosphatase 2A 65 kDa regulatory subunit A beta isoform, translated to MSMADEPLYPIAVLIDELKNDDIQLRLNSIRRLSTIARALGEERTRKELIPFLTENNDDDDEVLLAMAEELGVFIPYVGGVEHASVLLPPLEAFCSVEETCVRDKAVESLCRIGSQMRESDLVEYFIPLVKRLAAGEWFTARVSACGLFHIAYPSAPEASKTELRSIYSQLCQDDMPMVRRSAATNLGKFAATVEYTHLKADIMSIFDDLTQDDQDSVRLLAVEGCAALGKLLEPQDCVAHILPVIVNFSQDKSWRVRYMVANQLYELCEAVGPEPTRAELVPAYVRLLRDNEAEVRIAAAGKVTKFCRILSPDLAIQHILPCVKELSSDSSQHVRSALASVIMGMAPVLGKEATIEQLLPIFLSLLKDEFPDVRLNIISKLDQVNQVIGIDLLSQSLLPAIVELAEDRHWRVRLAIIEYIPLLASQLGVGFFDDKLGALCMQWLQDKVHSIREAAANNLKRLAEEFGPEWAMQHIIPQVLEMITNPHYLYRMTILRAISLLAPVMGSEVTCSKLLPAVVAASKDRVPNIKFNVAKVLESIFPIVDQSVVEKTIRPCLVELGEDPDVDVRFFSNQALQAIDHVMMSS